A genomic window from Silene latifolia isolate original U9 population chromosome Y, ASM4854445v1, whole genome shotgun sequence includes:
- the LOC141631622 gene encoding uncharacterized protein LOC141631622, which produces MKRLDREWMYERLDSDTKKLRLEFVKGVQEFIIYAKQQPEYKSSKQIRCPCEKCQNKVYLVVQEVQKHLSLKGYCDGYYDWVCHGENFPVEERIVEERIVSDNPYRDMVEDSLRDNIDQIREEALNAEVVDESPNPLVRAFFEMLKHGEQPVYEGTKFTLLQSAARLINLKCEWNLAHKCIDSFTSYIRDIIPEKGVMTRNLYETKKVPKALQLPCDKIDVCCFGCMIFWEDDADLDKCKKCGEDRYKCKTTQNGKSVSKKVLTYFPLGPRLQRIYATKHIAGQMRWHYENPRVSGIMSHPSDGEAWKHFDHQHPQFSSEPRNVRHRLCTEGFQPFGQFGTKYSCWPVMVTPYNLPPWLCMKRQFIFLSLMIPGPKNPKQNLDIYLQPLLKELKELWSTRLFTYDVSRKQNFILRASLLWTINDFPAYGMLSGWTTAG; this is translated from the coding sequence ATGAAAAGATTAGATCGAGAATGGATGTATGAGAGGTTGGATAGTGATACTAAAAAATTAAGATTGGAGTTTGTGAAAGGTGTGCAAGAGTTTATTATTTATGCTAAGCAACAACCTGAATATAAGTCAAGTAAACAAATTAGGTGTCCATGTGAAAAGTGTCAGAATAAAGTCTATTTAGTTGTGCAAGAAGTACAAAAACATCTGAGTCTAAAGGGGTATTGTGATGGGtattatgattgggtgtgtcaTGGGGAAAATTTCCCAGTGGAGGAAAGAATTGTAGAGGAAAGAATTGTCTCGGACAACCCATATCGGGATATGGTGGAGGATTCACTTCGGGATAACATTGATCAAATTAGGGAGGAAGCTCTCAATGCTGAGGTGGTAGACGAATCCCCAAACCCTTTAGTGCGTGCATTTTTTGAAATGCTTAAGCACGGCGAACAACCTGTGTACGAAGGGACTAAATTCACTCTGTTACAATCGGCTGCAAGGCTCATCAATTTAAAGTGTGAGTGGAATTTAGCTCACAAATGTATAGATAGTTTCACGTCATACATTAGAGATATCATTCCGGAGAAAGGTGTTATGACTCGAAACTTATACGAAACGAAAAAGGTTCCCaaagctcttcaacttccatgtGATAAGATCGATGTCTGCTGTTTTGGGTGTATGATTTTTTGGGAGGATGATGCGGATCTTGATAAGTGCAAAAAATGTGGTGAAGATAGGTATAAATGTAAAACAACACAAAATGGCAAAAGTGTGTCCAAAAAAGTGCTAACTTATTTTCCATTAGGACCACGATTGCAACGAATTTATGCAACAAAGCACATCGCTGGTCAAATGAGATGGCACTATGAAAACCCTCGTGTTAGTGGAATAATGTCCCATCCAAGTGACGGCGAAGCTTGGAAACACTTTGATCACCAACATCCACAATTTTCAAGCGAGCCTCGAAATGTGCGACATAGACTTTGCACCGAAGGGTTTCAACCTTTCGGGCAATTCGGAACAAAGTATTCATGCTGGCCTGTTATGGTCACTCCATATAACTTACCACCATGGCTTTGTATGAAGAGACAGTTCATTTTCTTATCCTTAATGATTCCTGGCCCTAAGAACCCGAAACAGAACCTGGATATATATTTACAACCGTTACTTAAAGAGTTAAAAGAGTTGTGGAGTACGAGACTCTTTACATATGATGTTTCAAGGAAACAAAATTTTATACTAAGAGCTTCTCTTTTGTGGACTATCAATGATTTCCCTGCTTATGGTATGTTATCGGGTTGGACCACTGCCGGTTAA
- the LOC141626747 gene encoding uncharacterized protein LOC141626747, whose protein sequence is MGGMSAGDAPPSENVTNDPEAEELKNELQRLVLEVIGGNQEDNDGNKVDHGVGNINKAIKALTALKELHLGEKKLQHSSLYDHLDVPVEFRCPISKEMMRDPAVLSTGQGTRAIRGIFLDIKQPLKDVPIEIINWYAFRRYPSITTAFNYLFEKFKNLIRQEADENDNAILHTRSFEKMKNLKLLQINYSQLRGNMKYMPSVLRCLQSRGCYQKALSENIPVYELSSIQTL, encoded by the exons ATGGGGGGCATGTCTGCGGGTGATGCTCCACCTTCAGAAAATGTTACTAATGATCCAGAAGCAGAAGAGCTTAAGAATGAATTACAGAGGCTTGTCCTGGAAGTCATTGGAGGTAATCAAGAAGATAATGATGGTAATAAGGTTGATCATGGGGTTGGTAATATCAACAAGGCAATTAAGGCACTAACTGCACTCAAAGAGTTGCATTTGGGGGAGAAAAAGCTGCAACATTCTTCGCTTTATGATCACTTGGACGTTCCTGTTGAATTCCGTTGTCCGATTTCCAAAGAAATGATGAGAGACCCTGCTGTTTTGTCTACTGGCCAG GGTACAAGAGCAATTCGTGGCATTTTTCTTGATATTAAACAACCTCTAAAGGATGTACCAATTGAAATAATAAACTGGTATGCATTTCGAAGATATCCCAGCATCACTACTGCCTTCAACTACCTATTCGAAAAATTCAAGAATCTTATTAGGCAAGAAGCAGATGAAAATGACAATGCCATTCTTCATACAAGATCATTTGAAAAGATGAAGAACCTGAAACTACttcaaattaattattcacaGCTCCGAGGAAACATGAAATACATGCCATCTGTGCTGAGGTGCCTGCAGTCGAGAGGGTGTTATCAGAAGGCTCTTTCCGAAAATATACCGGTGTATGAATTGAGTTCAATACAAACCCTATGA